The Mixophyes fleayi isolate aMixFle1 chromosome 1, aMixFle1.hap1, whole genome shotgun sequence genome includes a region encoding these proteins:
- the LOC142106576 gene encoding C-X-C motif chemokine 10-like isoform X1, producing MDSKCVVIICFLLFSATLIQGFAAPQGNRCMCIKLANRLDLEKLEKLEIFQKSSACENTEYIATLKGSNLKRCVRPDLKEVKALLSGKNQHLKHIPVVWHQ from the exons ATGGACTCCAAGTGTGTTGTCATCATTTGCTTTCTCTTGTTCTCTGCTACTCTTATACAAG GGTTTGCTGCACCTCAAGGGAACCGGTGTATGTGCATAAAACTTGCCAATAGGCTTGATTTGGAGAAACTGGAAAAGTTGGAGATTTTCCAAAAAAGCTCTGCATGTGAAAACACTGAATATAT TGCTACTTTGAAAGGCTCAAATCTTAAAAGATGTGTTAGACCTGACTTAAAAGAAGTAAAGGCACTACTGAGTGGAAAAAATCA GCACCTCAAACATATTCCAGTGGTCTGGCACCAATGA